The following are encoded in a window of Fluviibacter phosphoraccumulans genomic DNA:
- the katG gene encoding catalase/peroxidase HPI, translating into MTTQGKCPVVHGANTETGNSVMAWWPKSLNLDILHQHDTKTNPMGAGFNYREALKSLDVAALKNDLKALMTDSQSWWPADWGHYGGLMIRMAWHSAGTYRIADGRGGAGTGNQRFAPLNSWPDNANLDKARRLLWPIKKKYGNKVSWADLMILAANMAYESMGLKTFGFAFGREDIWHPEKDIYWGSEQQWLEPSGGANSRYSGERDLENPLAAVMMGLIYVNPEGVDGSPDPLKTAHDIRVTFARMAMNDEETVALTAGGHTVGKTHGNGNAANLGPAPEGADLEEQGLGWMNHKTRGIGRDTVTSGIEGAWTTHPTQWDNGYFDMLLNHEWALKKSPAGAWQYEPVDIKEEDRPVDVEDPSIRHNPIMTDADMAMKMDPEYRKISERFYKDQAYFSEVFARAWFKLTHRDMGPKARYIGPDVPQEDLIWQDPVPCGRKDYDVAAVKAKIAASGLSIADLVATAWDSARTFRGSDKRGGANGARIRLAPQKDWAGNEPERLAKVLNVLEGIAQETGASVADVIVLAGNVGIEKAAQAGGFDITVPFAPGRGDATQAMTDAESFAVLEPVADGYRNWQQAHYVVTPEEILLDRTQLMRLTAQEMTVLVGGLRVLGANYGGSKHGVFTDREGVLSNDFFVNLTDMAYTWKPTGRNSYDIVERTSGNTRWTATRVDLVFGSNAILRAYAEVYAQDDNQQKFVEDFVSAWTKVMNADRFDLA; encoded by the coding sequence ATGACGACCCAAGGAAAATGCCCAGTAGTGCACGGCGCAAATACCGAAACCGGTAACAGTGTTATGGCCTGGTGGCCTAAATCCCTGAATCTGGATATTTTGCACCAGCACGACACCAAGACCAATCCGATGGGCGCTGGATTCAACTATCGGGAAGCACTCAAATCGCTGGATGTCGCTGCACTCAAGAATGATCTTAAAGCATTGATGACTGACAGTCAGTCCTGGTGGCCGGCAGACTGGGGGCACTATGGGGGTCTGATGATTCGCATGGCCTGGCACTCGGCGGGCACCTACCGCATTGCCGATGGCCGCGGTGGTGCCGGAACCGGCAACCAGCGTTTTGCGCCCTTAAATTCCTGGCCGGATAACGCCAACCTGGATAAGGCGCGTCGTTTGCTCTGGCCGATCAAGAAAAAATACGGCAATAAAGTCAGCTGGGCTGACTTGATGATTCTTGCTGCCAACATGGCTTATGAGTCGATGGGGCTTAAAACCTTTGGCTTTGCCTTTGGTCGTGAAGATATTTGGCACCCGGAAAAAGACATTTACTGGGGTTCAGAGCAGCAGTGGCTGGAGCCGAGTGGTGGTGCTAATAGCCGTTATTCCGGGGAACGAGATCTGGAGAACCCACTGGCGGCTGTCATGATGGGTCTGATTTATGTCAACCCTGAAGGGGTGGATGGCAGCCCGGACCCGCTCAAAACGGCTCATGATATTCGGGTTACCTTTGCCCGCATGGCCATGAACGATGAAGAAACCGTAGCGCTTACTGCGGGTGGGCACACGGTGGGTAAAACCCACGGCAACGGCAATGCGGCCAATCTAGGGCCGGCCCCAGAAGGTGCCGACCTGGAAGAGCAAGGCCTGGGCTGGATGAACCACAAGACCCGCGGCATTGGTCGCGACACGGTGACCAGTGGCATCGAAGGCGCCTGGACGACGCATCCGACGCAATGGGATAACGGTTATTTTGACATGCTGCTGAACCACGAGTGGGCACTCAAGAAGAGTCCCGCCGGTGCTTGGCAGTACGAGCCCGTCGACATTAAAGAAGAAGATCGACCCGTGGATGTGGAAGACCCATCCATCCGCCATAATCCGATCATGACGGATGCGGATATGGCCATGAAAATGGACCCAGAATATCGCAAGATTTCCGAACGCTTCTACAAAGATCAGGCCTACTTTTCGGAAGTCTTTGCGCGTGCCTGGTTCAAGTTAACGCACCGTGATATGGGACCGAAGGCGCGTTATATTGGGCCGGATGTGCCGCAAGAAGATTTGATCTGGCAAGACCCAGTGCCTTGTGGTCGCAAAGACTATGACGTTGCTGCTGTGAAAGCAAAAATTGCTGCCAGCGGTTTGTCGATCGCTGATCTGGTGGCAACGGCTTGGGATAGTGCGCGCACATTCCGTGGCTCGGATAAGCGGGGGGGCGCCAACGGCGCACGCATCCGGCTTGCACCGCAAAAGGATTGGGCGGGTAACGAACCGGAGCGGCTGGCTAAGGTTTTGAACGTTCTTGAAGGCATTGCCCAGGAAACCGGCGCCAGCGTGGCGGACGTCATCGTGTTGGCGGGTAATGTGGGCATCGAAAAGGCCGCTCAAGCCGGGGGCTTTGATATCACGGTCCCATTTGCGCCGGGCCGCGGTGATGCCACTCAGGCCATGACCGATGCAGAATCCTTTGCCGTGCTTGAGCCCGTTGCGGATGGTTATCGCAACTGGCAACAGGCGCATTACGTGGTTACCCCCGAAGAAATCTTGTTGGACCGAACGCAATTAATGCGTTTGACCGCACAGGAAATGACGGTGCTAGTAGGTGGACTGCGCGTGTTGGGCGCTAACTACGGTGGCAGCAAGCACGGCGTCTTCACGGATCGCGAAGGGGTGCTGAGCAATGACTTTTTCGTTAACCTGACCGATATGGCCTACACCTGGAAGCCGACAGGTCGGAACAGTTACGACATTGTCGAGCGGACGAGTGGTAACACGCGTTGGACAGCGACTCGTGTTGATCTGGTGTTTGGGTCTAACGCGATTCTGCGGGCTTATGCTGAAGTCTATGCGCAAGACGACAATCAACAGAAATTTGTTGAAGACTTTGTGTCGGCTTGGACCAAGGTGATGAACGCGGACCGTTTTGATCTGGCCTGA
- a CDS encoding CapA family protein has product MRKLIALALIWLAQAALADSGPIRMTFVGDIMLDETPGHYIKQGKDPFKSFAALLDSSDVTIGNLECMVGTAGKKEDKPYTFMANPRVIPVLKKHFSALSLANNHSADFGITAFTQMLDRFDQAGLRYFGGGRNITAAHEPILFDVKGKRIAVLGYNEFFPRSFEALDDRAGIAWSDDDYVVYDIQRARQRYQADYVIVFPHWGIEHEKLASSRQVALAHLMIDSGADAVIGGHPHVTQNIETYKGKPIFYSLGNFVFNGFEDDDSNTGWVVQLTLEGDAPIQSEVFVAKLDRQGIPQRSPH; this is encoded by the coding sequence ATGAGAAAACTCATCGCACTCGCACTTATATGGTTAGCCCAAGCGGCATTAGCTGACAGCGGGCCGATCCGCATGACCTTTGTGGGAGACATCATGCTGGATGAGACGCCAGGGCACTACATCAAGCAGGGCAAAGACCCCTTTAAATCCTTTGCAGCCCTGCTGGATTCTTCAGACGTGACCATTGGAAATCTTGAATGCATGGTGGGCACCGCTGGCAAAAAAGAAGATAAGCCATACACTTTTATGGCGAACCCACGGGTCATTCCAGTACTGAAAAAACACTTCAGTGCGCTATCGCTTGCCAACAACCACAGCGCGGATTTCGGCATAACGGCCTTTACCCAAATGCTGGACCGATTCGATCAAGCAGGCCTGCGTTACTTTGGGGGCGGTCGCAATATCACCGCAGCACACGAACCCATCCTCTTTGACGTCAAAGGCAAGCGAATCGCGGTGCTCGGTTATAACGAATTCTTTCCGAGAAGCTTTGAAGCCTTGGATGATCGAGCCGGTATTGCCTGGAGTGATGATGACTACGTGGTTTACGATATCCAACGCGCTCGGCAGCGTTACCAGGCCGATTACGTCATCGTGTTTCCGCACTGGGGGATAGAACACGAAAAGCTTGCCTCTTCAAGACAAGTCGCCTTAGCCCACCTTATGATCGACAGTGGCGCGGATGCCGTTATAGGTGGGCATCCGCATGTCACTCAGAACATAGAGACCTACAAGGGCAAACCCATTTTCTACAGCCTCGGTAACTTTGTTTTCAATGGCTTCGAAGACGATGACTCAAATACTGGCTGGGTAGTTCAGCTCACGCTTGAAGGAGATGCCCCCATCCAATCAGAGGTCTTCGTTGCCAAGCTTGATCGCCAGGGCATTCCTCAGCGCAGCCCCCATTAA
- a CDS encoding linear amide C-N hydrolase → MCTRVVYLGEQNTVITGRGMDWSEDMRTNLWLLPRGIERSGQGGVATPTWTSKYGSVIASGYDMGTSDGMNEAGLVANLLYLAESQFGGAKGKPVLSISLWAQYVLDQFATVAEAVAHLKQEPFRVAAPNLPNGRASTLHLSISDASGDSAIFEYLAGELVVHHGKDYQVMTNSPAFDQQLALNAYWKNIGGLTFLPGTNRAADRFARASFLIDAVPKSVDKNYIAAVPGQDYGRQALASTLGVLRSVGVPLGITTPNQPNISSTIWRTLSDHKNKVYYFDSATSPSIFWINFKNVNFDAEQPVKKLIVEGGKIYSGDVAEHFVATPGFEFLAVGWVSGTSAQMASSTKGRESVPCS, encoded by the coding sequence ATGTGCACACGTGTGGTTTATCTGGGTGAGCAGAATACGGTGATTACAGGACGCGGTATGGATTGGTCAGAAGATATGCGCACCAATCTGTGGCTCTTGCCGCGGGGTATTGAAAGATCCGGCCAGGGGGGCGTAGCAACGCCCACGTGGACATCCAAGTATGGCTCAGTCATTGCTTCGGGCTACGACATGGGCACGTCGGATGGCATGAACGAGGCAGGACTCGTGGCCAATTTACTTTATCTGGCAGAGTCCCAATTTGGCGGGGCGAAGGGAAAGCCGGTACTGTCCATTAGCCTGTGGGCGCAATACGTGCTCGATCAGTTTGCTACCGTGGCAGAGGCCGTGGCGCATCTCAAGCAGGAGCCCTTTCGGGTAGCAGCCCCAAACTTACCCAACGGGAGGGCATCTACGTTGCACCTTTCGATCTCTGATGCGAGCGGGGACTCGGCAATTTTTGAGTATCTGGCGGGCGAGCTGGTTGTCCATCATGGCAAAGACTATCAGGTGATGACCAACTCGCCGGCCTTTGATCAGCAATTAGCGTTAAACGCCTACTGGAAAAATATTGGCGGCTTGACCTTTCTGCCGGGCACCAACCGCGCCGCAGATCGTTTTGCTCGCGCCTCCTTTTTGATCGATGCAGTCCCCAAGAGCGTGGATAAAAATTACATCGCTGCCGTGCCGGGTCAGGATTATGGCCGACAGGCGCTGGCGAGTACCTTGGGGGTGTTGCGATCAGTCGGTGTGCCACTAGGCATTACCACGCCGAATCAGCCGAATATTTCTTCGACGATCTGGCGCACGCTCTCAGATCATAAGAACAAGGTGTACTACTTTGACTCGGCAACCTCACCCAGCATCTTCTGGATTAATTTCAAAAATGTTAATTTTGATGCGGAGCAGCCCGTTAAAAAATTGATCGTTGAAGGCGGCAAGATTTACTCGGGCGATGTCGCTGAGCACTTCGTAGCCACGCCGGGATTTGAATTTTTAGCAGTAGGCTGGGTAAGCGGGACGTCTGCTCAAATGGCTAGCAGCACTAAAGGAAGAGAGTCTGTGCCTTGCTCATAG
- a CDS encoding DUF6790 family protein codes for MAHFISYLMYNFTLTFFLVGLLVSAISILTHRQGISRQLVVESLISWFVFFTIGVSDLYNGIAHTVFAEVSAQFIGWANSPFQLEVGFASFGFALVGFIAFKGSWQARACAILGSSCFLVGAAGGHIYQMITAGDYAPGNAGVMFYSDILLPLFGWILLYLNRPSANKP; via the coding sequence ATGGCTCACTTCATCAGCTATCTTATGTACAACTTCACGCTGACATTCTTTTTGGTCGGCTTGCTGGTGTCAGCCATTTCTATCCTTACTCACCGTCAAGGCATTAGTCGTCAATTGGTTGTTGAGTCATTAATTAGCTGGTTTGTTTTTTTCACAATCGGCGTAAGCGATCTTTATAATGGCATTGCTCACACAGTCTTTGCAGAGGTTTCCGCACAATTTATAGGTTGGGCCAATAGCCCCTTCCAGCTCGAAGTGGGTTTCGCAAGTTTTGGGTTTGCCTTGGTTGGCTTTATTGCATTCAAAGGCTCCTGGCAAGCTCGTGCGTGTGCCATTCTCGGATCTTCCTGCTTTCTCGTTGGCGCTGCCGGTGGGCATATTTATCAAATGATCACCGCAGGAGATTACGCCCCAGGAAACGCCGGCGTCATGTTTTATTCTGATATTTTGTTACCACTCTTCGGTTGGATTTTGCTTTATTTGAACAGACCGTCAGCCAACAAGCCATGA
- a CDS encoding TMEM175 family protein: protein MDFALFEQTVSQQAMSVLPPNVFPKNRLEALTDGVYAVALTLLVLDLKLVSGPLDSAQFQSALTAQIPNALTWLLSFWVILIYWEAQVRLAQIVGKIDSILLKLDFLHLALISLLPFSTSLIGEFSQQSLSVVIYTANLWTISAVGAFRIAYVKKHTDLQLAGLDCEKLNVLIIDGKRMVLGMTAALALSFVMPGWNLLAIMVPKLLPKPR from the coding sequence TTGGATTTTGCTTTATTTGAACAGACCGTCAGCCAACAAGCCATGAGTGTCCTTCCACCTAACGTCTTTCCGAAGAATCGCCTAGAGGCGCTCACCGATGGTGTTTATGCGGTCGCGCTGACGCTACTGGTGTTGGACTTGAAGCTGGTGAGTGGCCCACTTGATTCGGCACAGTTTCAGTCTGCTTTGACGGCTCAGATTCCTAACGCATTGACCTGGCTCTTGAGCTTTTGGGTGATACTGATCTATTGGGAGGCTCAAGTGCGGCTGGCCCAGATCGTTGGCAAAATCGACTCCATACTTTTGAAACTGGACTTTCTTCATCTTGCGTTAATTAGTCTATTACCTTTTTCGACCTCTTTAATTGGTGAGTTCAGTCAACAGAGCTTGTCCGTCGTGATTTACACAGCAAATTTATGGACGATCTCTGCGGTTGGTGCTTTCAGGATTGCATATGTAAAAAAGCACACGGACCTTCAATTAGCAGGCTTAGATTGCGAAAAACTGAACGTCTTGATAATTGATGGCAAGCGGATGGTGTTGGGTATGACAGCTGCTCTGGCGCTTTCTTTCGTGATGCCGGGCTGGAACCTACTTGCGATTATGGTGCCCAAGCTGCTTCCGAAACCTAGATAA
- a CDS encoding HD domain-containing phosphohydrolase — MKNYEFNDVFDCVDIPVFIHGKDFRLIYANQAYLSIANTDESEALGKLYWEVFPKQETPPESCYAATLSKSAKSSRDELSVKDRVYLSMGFIKRDDGGDVVFAIQSIHDITEQKRVMHLLQSAAEQETALFELSPDAIMMLDEHGFTDCNPATLRIFGCGSKEQFVGYHPSHFSPAKQPNGEDSFNLANSKIKQALKNGNNAFEWRHNRLDGSEFDAEVLLVAFTQDGRLILQATVRDISQRKEAERKVESTVEKLNLALEGIVRAVSKTMGFRDQYTTLHQKRVADISCAIAERLGWPEERIKGLKLAALIHDIGKISTPTDILTKPAKLSHAELELVREHAEIGYQILKEFEFPWDIAEMVRQHHERLDGSGYPQGLKGDAILPEAKIIAVADTIESMAAHRPYRLSMGLSGALNEVRTGSGKLYDAEIVNAALALFDGETSLEDSEVIGSSEV; from the coding sequence GTGAAAAACTACGAATTCAACGATGTTTTTGATTGTGTAGACATACCGGTTTTTATCCATGGCAAGGACTTTCGGTTAATTTACGCGAATCAAGCCTATCTCTCGATTGCCAACACGGATGAATCAGAGGCTCTGGGTAAGCTGTATTGGGAGGTTTTCCCTAAACAAGAAACACCGCCAGAGTCGTGTTACGCAGCAACGCTGTCAAAAAGTGCCAAGAGTTCTCGGGATGAATTGTCCGTTAAGGATCGGGTTTATCTGTCCATGGGCTTTATCAAGCGGGATGATGGTGGCGATGTTGTTTTCGCAATCCAATCCATACATGACATCACAGAACAGAAGCGTGTGATGCACTTGTTGCAGTCAGCGGCTGAGCAAGAAACGGCGTTGTTTGAACTTTCGCCTGATGCAATCATGATGCTTGATGAGCACGGCTTTACGGACTGCAATCCAGCAACGTTGAGAATATTTGGGTGCGGTAGCAAGGAACAATTTGTAGGCTACCATCCGTCGCACTTTTCACCTGCGAAACAGCCGAACGGTGAGGATTCTTTTAACCTGGCAAATTCAAAGATTAAACAAGCGTTAAAGAATGGCAACAACGCCTTTGAATGGCGCCACAATAGGCTGGATGGCAGCGAATTTGACGCAGAGGTTTTGCTTGTAGCATTCACCCAAGATGGGCGACTAATTCTGCAGGCCACGGTAAGAGATATCTCTCAACGCAAAGAGGCCGAGCGTAAAGTCGAATCGACCGTTGAGAAACTGAATCTAGCGCTTGAAGGCATAGTAAGAGCGGTCTCAAAAACCATGGGTTTCCGAGACCAATACACGACACTGCATCAGAAACGCGTTGCGGACATTTCATGCGCAATCGCGGAGCGCCTTGGTTGGCCTGAAGAACGCATCAAAGGGTTGAAATTAGCTGCGCTGATACATGACATCGGAAAAATCAGCACGCCTACGGACATACTGACCAAGCCTGCAAAGCTCAGCCATGCAGAGTTGGAGCTCGTTAGAGAACACGCCGAAATTGGCTATCAAATCCTAAAGGAATTTGAATTCCCGTGGGATATCGCAGAAATGGTGCGCCAGCATCATGAGCGCCTGGATGGTTCCGGCTATCCACAAGGTTTAAAAGGCGATGCCATTTTGCCAGAAGCAAAGATTATTGCTGTGGCAGACACCATTGAATCGATGGCGGCACATCGGCCATATCGACTATCAATGGGTTTAAGTGGTGCCCTTAACGAGGTGCGTACCGGGTCGGGCAAACTTTACGATGCTGAGATTGTTAATGCGGCGCTAGCGCTTTTTGATGGCGAAACTTCTTTGGAAGATTCGGAAGTGATCGGCTCCTCTGAGGTGTAG
- a CDS encoding DASH family cryptochrome: MKTIIYWFRNDLRLEDNLGFAQACSDADYLLPVVIHDPQTTCLTAWGFERVGHHRQQFLNDAIKDLKSQLQQAGSALCVFHGKPAQIFLELANKLGDIVVYCQQIEAPEEKAQIKEIQDSGILVKDFWQSSMLDPADLPFALDCMPDVFTTFRQRIEAAKLKYAMPIGVPKQIPRLPTGMRDVALADAEPLNTTAVYFEGGESKARQHIEQYFERRLPDTYKQTRNQLMGKDYSSKFSPWLALGCCSARSIAHRLASYEQQHGANDGTYWLWFELLWRDYFEFLPFKYGARLFYAKGLSDKPISPTNPRLFNQWASGQTPDAFINAGMTELSQTGFLSNRMRQIVASYWIYDMGGDWRAGAAWFESQLIDYDVYSNQGNWLYIAGRGTDPRGGRPFNVAKQAREHDPNETYRKKWLE; this comes from the coding sequence ATGAAGACTATTATTTACTGGTTCAGAAATGATCTACGCCTTGAAGATAACCTAGGCTTTGCGCAAGCATGCAGTGATGCCGACTATCTGCTACCGGTTGTCATTCATGATCCTCAAACAACGTGTTTGACAGCGTGGGGCTTTGAGCGTGTTGGTCATCATCGACAGCAGTTTCTGAACGATGCGATCAAAGACCTCAAGTCACAGCTCCAGCAGGCTGGCTCAGCGCTCTGCGTGTTTCATGGAAAGCCAGCGCAAATTTTTCTGGAATTGGCCAACAAGCTGGGCGATATCGTTGTCTACTGCCAGCAGATCGAGGCGCCTGAAGAAAAGGCTCAGATTAAAGAAATACAGGACTCGGGTATCTTGGTTAAAGACTTCTGGCAGTCCAGTATGCTGGATCCAGCGGATCTGCCCTTTGCATTAGACTGCATGCCGGATGTCTTTACCACGTTTCGACAGCGTATCGAGGCTGCAAAATTAAAGTACGCCATGCCCATTGGCGTGCCGAAACAAATACCTCGTTTGCCAACTGGCATGCGTGATGTGGCACTTGCGGATGCAGAGCCACTCAATACAACAGCGGTATATTTTGAGGGCGGTGAATCTAAAGCGCGCCAGCACATCGAGCAATACTTTGAACGTCGACTACCAGACACCTACAAACAAACGCGTAATCAGTTAATGGGGAAAGACTACTCTAGTAAGTTTTCACCATGGTTAGCGCTTGGCTGTTGTTCAGCGAGATCCATCGCGCATCGCCTAGCATCTTATGAGCAGCAACACGGTGCCAACGATGGGACTTACTGGCTATGGTTTGAACTGCTATGGCGGGACTACTTCGAATTCTTGCCATTTAAATATGGCGCTAGACTTTTTTACGCGAAGGGTCTTTCGGATAAACCAATAAGCCCCACCAATCCGCGTCTATTTAATCAATGGGCCAGCGGTCAGACCCCAGATGCATTCATTAATGCAGGGATGACAGAGCTATCTCAGACGGGGTTTCTGTCAAACCGCATGCGTCAGATCGTCGCTAGCTACTGGATCTACGACATGGGCGGCGATTGGCGTGCAGGTGCGGCGTGGTTTGAATCGCAGTTGATTGATTACGATGTCTATAGCAACCAGGGTAACTGGCTCTACATTGCCGGGCGAGGCACAGATCCGAGAGGAGGCCGACCTTTTAATGTAGCTAAGCAAGCGCGTGAGCATGACCCGAATGAGACCTACCGTAAAAAGTGGCTGGAGTAG
- a CDS encoding exonuclease domain-containing protein translates to MQPLAFVDLETTGATASQDRITEIGIILVDDSGVQEWSSLVNPETRISGFIESLTGISNEMVSDAPRFCDLASRVYKMLEGRIFVAHNARFDYAFLKQSFLREGIDFSAKTLCTVKLSRRLYPGHPKHNLDTLIERHGLQVSGRHRALADAQLIHQFWNKVQATIPQEAIQSAVKALLGRPSTPTHIDLTMIDGLPESPGVYLFYGESDLPLYVGKSVNIRQRVMSHFTADVTSAKEMSLSQQVRRIEYIRTGGEIGALLKEAALVKKLQPTHNRQLRRNNELCSIQLKEATEGLQVHVAYANDLDFSTTSNLYGLFKSKREALKALTEIAEEHSLCKAIIGLEKVKPGSPCFGRQLKKCRGACIGDEIRLAHDTRLLSGLGKLKLKTWPFDGPAYLKEGEEMLLIENWAYLGSARSEEEIWQLLDGHAAQFDKDTYKILSRLEGKLRQIAN, encoded by the coding sequence ATGCAACCACTTGCTTTTGTCGACCTAGAGACTACCGGTGCTACGGCGTCACAGGATCGCATCACCGAAATCGGCATCATTCTGGTTGATGATTCAGGCGTTCAAGAGTGGAGCTCACTGGTCAACCCGGAAACACGCATCTCGGGGTTTATAGAAAGCCTGACCGGCATCAGTAATGAGATGGTTTCAGATGCCCCCCGCTTTTGTGATTTGGCCAGTCGGGTTTACAAGATGTTGGAAGGCCGGATTTTTGTCGCCCACAACGCTCGATTCGACTATGCCTTCCTGAAACAATCCTTCCTACGCGAAGGGATTGATTTCAGCGCCAAGACGCTATGTACTGTGAAGCTCTCGCGACGCCTCTACCCCGGGCACCCCAAGCACAATCTGGATACCCTGATCGAACGCCACGGCCTTCAAGTTTCAGGACGCCACCGCGCATTGGCAGACGCCCAGCTGATTCATCAGTTCTGGAACAAGGTCCAAGCCACGATCCCACAGGAAGCCATTCAGTCAGCCGTCAAAGCCTTGCTGGGTCGACCGAGTACTCCGACGCACATTGATCTGACGATGATCGATGGCTTACCCGAATCGCCGGGCGTTTATCTCTTTTACGGTGAAAGCGACCTGCCCTTATATGTGGGGAAGTCGGTGAATATACGTCAACGGGTCATGTCTCATTTCACAGCCGATGTGACATCAGCCAAGGAAATGAGTCTGTCACAGCAGGTTCGCCGGATTGAGTACATCAGGACGGGTGGCGAGATTGGGGCATTACTCAAAGAGGCGGCACTGGTTAAGAAACTGCAACCGACGCATAACCGCCAGTTACGACGCAATAACGAGCTGTGCTCAATCCAGCTCAAAGAAGCAACAGAGGGCTTACAGGTCCATGTTGCCTACGCCAACGACCTGGATTTTTCGACAACATCCAATCTTTATGGATTGTTCAAGAGTAAGCGCGAAGCCTTAAAGGCACTCACCGAGATCGCGGAAGAACACAGCCTATGTAAAGCCATCATCGGGCTAGAAAAGGTGAAGCCAGGATCACCCTGCTTTGGCCGTCAGTTAAAAAAGTGTCGCGGGGCGTGTATCGGTGATGAGATACGGCTGGCTCACGACACGCGGCTGCTGTCTGGTTTGGGCAAACTCAAACTAAAAACCTGGCCCTTCGATGGCCCTGCCTATCTAAAAGAAGGCGAAGAAATGCTGTTGATCGAGAACTGGGCTTATCTTGGTAGTGCCCGCAGCGAAGAAGAGATTTGGCAACTGCTTGACGGCCACGCGGCACAATTTGATAAAGATACCTATAAAATTCTGAGCAGACTCGAGGGAAAGCTTCGCCAGATTGCTAACTAG
- a CDS encoding glutathione peroxidase — MTSAKASAASVKACPGLLQGTYPRLQDESPQSLCQYAGQVILVVNTASYCGFTRQYDGLERLYERYKGQGLVILGFPSNDFGQQEPDSNQKIADFCRNTYSIKFPMFAKSSVRGKGANPLFKQLAQLTGDTPGWNFHKYLISRDGRQVLSFGSQIAPESKTLTEAIEAMLKAAQ, encoded by the coding sequence ATGACATCTGCAAAGGCCTCCGCTGCATCCGTCAAAGCCTGTCCTGGACTACTTCAAGGGACTTATCCAAGGCTTCAGGATGAGTCGCCGCAATCACTCTGCCAGTATGCTGGTCAGGTCATCCTGGTCGTGAACACAGCCAGCTATTGCGGTTTTACCCGCCAGTATGATGGGTTAGAGCGGCTATACGAACGCTACAAAGGTCAGGGACTGGTCATTCTGGGCTTCCCTTCCAACGACTTTGGACAACAGGAGCCTGATAGCAATCAAAAAATTGCTGACTTCTGCCGAAACACCTATAGCATCAAATTTCCGATGTTCGCTAAATCCAGCGTACGCGGCAAGGGTGCCAACCCATTGTTCAAGCAGTTGGCGCAGTTGACCGGCGATACACCGGGATGGAACTTCCACAAATATTTAATTAGCCGAGATGGTCGCCAAGTGCTGAGCTTTGGCAGCCAGATCGCCCCCGAAAGCAAGACCCTGACCGAAGCGATTGAAGCAATGCTAAAGGCCGCGCAATAA